One Benincasa hispida cultivar B227 chromosome 5, ASM972705v1, whole genome shotgun sequence genomic window carries:
- the LOC120077130 gene encoding L-ascorbate oxidase homolog, with translation MRETRFLCSLISLFLFLSLSGINGEDPYRFFTWNITYGDIWPLGVKQQGILINGQFPGPQIEAVTNENLIINVFNSLDEPFLISWNGIQQRRNSWQDGVYGTNCPIPPGQNFTYVLQVKDQIGSYFYFPSLAFHKAAGGFGGFKIQSRSIIPIPFPTPAGEFTVLAGDWYSKNHTDLRAILDGGSDLPFPDGLLINGRGLNGNTFTVEQGKTYRFRISNVGLTTAINFRIQGHKMLLVEVEGTHTLQNTYESIDIHLGQSYSVLVTADQLPQDYYIVVSTRFTSQILTTTSILHYSNSAASVSGPPPGGPTIEIDWSLEQARSLRRNLTANGPRPNPQGSYHYGLINVTRTIRLQSTAAIINGKQRYAVNSVSFIPADTPLKLADYFKISGVFSLRSIPDYPTGSGAYLQTSVMAADFRGYAEVVFENPEDAVQSWHVDGHNFFVVGMDGGQWTPASRLTYNLRDTISRCTVQVYPKSWTAVYMPLDNVGMWNIRSENWVRQYLGQQLYFRVYSPVNSWRDEYPIPSNALKCGRAIGLNARPL, from the exons atgaGAGAAACTAGATTCTTATGTTCACTCATTTCCTTGTTCTTGTTTTTGAGCTTGAGTGGCATCAATGGTGAAGACCCATATAGGTTTTTTACTTGGAATATCACGTATGGAGACATATGGCCTCTTGGAGTGAAGCAACAG GGTATTTTAATTAATGGGCAATTTCCAGGGCCACAGATTGAGGCAGTTACTAACGAGAACTTGATTATCAATGTCTTTAACAGTTTGGACGAGCCTTTCCTTATCTCCTg GAATGGGATTCAACAGAGAAGGAACTCCTGGCAGGATGGAGTTTATGGCACAAACTGCCCCATCCCACCAGGACAGAATTTCACTTATGTCTTGCAAGTGAAAGATCAGATCGGTAGCTACTTTTACTTCCCCTCTTTGGCCTTCCACAAGGCCGCCGGTGGCTTTGGTGGCTTCAAAATTCAAAGCCGCTCTATAATTCCTATCCCCTTTCCTACTCCTGCTGGAGAATTTACTGTTCTTGCTGGTGATTGGTACTCCAAAAATCACACT GATTTGAGAGCCATTTTAGACGGTGGTAGTGATCTTCCCTTCCCTGATGGGCTTCTCATCAATGGTCGTGGTTTAAATGGAAATACTTTCACTGTTGAGCAAG GCAAGACTTATAGGTTTCGAATATCAAATGTGGGGCTTACAACTGCTATTAATTTCAGAATACAAGGCCACAAAATGCTGCTTGTTGAGGTTGAAGGAACTCATACCCTTCAGAATACTTATGAATCCATAGATATTCATCTGGGGCAATCCTACTCTGTCTTGGTCACTGCTGATCAGCTACCACAAGATTACTACATTGTCGTCTCTACGCGTTTTACCTCCCAAATTCTCACAACCACCTCCATTCTTCATTACAGTAACTCAGCAGCAAGTGTCTCTGGTCCTCCTCCTGGTGGACCGACAATTGAAATCGATTGGTCACTTGAACAGGCCCGATCCCTGAG GCGTAATCTGACTGCAAATGGCCCGAGACCAAATCCTCAAGGTTCTTACCATTATGGATTAATCAATGTCACTCGTACAATCAGGCTTCAAAGCACTGCTGCGATTATTAATGGCAAGCAGAGATATGCTGTCAACAGTGTGTCCTTCATTCCAGCTGATACTCCTCTCAAACTTGCTGACTATTTCAAGATCTCTGGTGTTTTCTCTCTTAGAAGTATCCCGGACTACCCCACTGGTAGTGGTGCTTATCTTCAGACTTCTGTCATGGCTGCTGATTTTAGAGGCTATGCTGAAGTTGTATTTGAGAACCCTGAAGATGCTGTGCAGTCATGGCACGTTGATGGACACAATTTCTTCGTTGTGGG GATGGATGGAGGACAATGGACACCTGCCAGCAGATTGACTTACAATTTAAGAGATACGATCTCTCGATGTACCGTTCAG GTTTATCCGAAGTCATGGACTGCCGTTTACATGCCTTTGGACAATGTGGGGATGTGGAACATAAGGTCTGAGAATTGGGTTCGCCAGTATTTGGGGCAGCAACTATATTTTCGTGTATATTCGCCCGTAAATTCGTGGCGAGACGAATATCCAATTCCAAGCAATGCTCTTAAATGCGGTCGAGCAATTGGTCTCAATGCTCGACCTCTATAA